The Microlunatus soli genome contains the following window.
TCCTGTCGCCGCAGGCTGGACCGCAGCAGTTGCCGGCCCGCGGCGCCCAGCACCCGGCCCTTGCGCTCGACGGGCGTGGTCAGCTGCCGGCCGTCGAGGTCGCGGAGCTTCCGGCTGATCGTCGCCTCGGAGACCGAGAGCCCCTGTTCGGCCAGTGCCCGGCGGATGTCCCGGGCGCCGATCGGGCCCTGGCCGGCGCCGATCACGGCAAGAACCGCCGAAGTGAGGTCGGATCGCGGAGTCACGGCACCAAGCATAGAGGACGAACGTTCGTCACTCTTGACAAACGAGGGTCGAGCCACAACCATGACGCGGACCGGAGGCCGCACCGACCGTCCGGCCGGGCAACGAAAGGAATCGTCCATGAGTCGGCCCGAGATCTCACCACCCGTTCCTCGTCGCGGCAGAGTCCGCTGGATCCTGATCGGCCTGGCGTTCGCCGCGATCGCGATCAACTACATCGACCGGGCCAACCTGTCGGTCGCGTTGCCCTATATGGACAAGGATCTGGGCCTCGATCCGGCTGCCTCCGGGCTCGTGCTCGGCGCCTTCTTCTGGACCTATGCGCTGTGCCAGCTGCCGCTGGGCTGGCTGGTCGACCGGCTCGGCGCCCGGACGATGTTCGCTGCCGCCGTTGCGTGGTGGTCGATCTTCACCGCGGCCACCGTGCTGGCGCGTGGCTTCGGATCGCTGTTCGGGCTGCGGCTGCTGCTCGGCGTCGGCGAGGCCGGTGCGTTTCCGGCAGCGACCAAGATGGTCGAGGAGTGGTTCCCTCGCAGGGAACGTGGCATCGCCTCGGGGATCTACGACAGTGGCGCCCGGGGAGGCACCCTGCTGTCGATCCCGATCGTGACCGCCCTGATCGCGGCGCTCGGCTGGAAGGGGTCCTTCATCGTCACCGGCAGCCTGGGGCTGGTCTGGGTGATCATCTGGTTGTGGGCCTATCACAGTCCGATCAAGCACCGCTGGATCTCCGAGGCCGAGCTCGCCTACATCAAGGCCGGTGGTGCCCGCGTCGACCCGGACCAGCAAGAAGTCGATCATGATCGGCCGGCCGTGCGTTGGCGTGACCTGTTCACCAACCGGACGGTGTGGGGAATGGCGATCGGCTTCGGCTGCCAGAGCTACGTGATCTACTTCTTCATCACCTGGTTTCCGTCCTACCTGGTCGAGGAGCGGCACTTCTCGCTGCTGGAGTTGGGGATTTGGGGGACCGTGCCGGGTTTCGTCGCCTTCCTGGGCAACTTCCTTGGTGGATGGGTTTCCGATGCGCTGGTGCGACGTGGCCACAGCGTCACCGTCGCCCGCAAGAGTTGCATCATCGCCGGCATGCTCGGCTCGGCGGTGATCGGATTCGTCGGCTTGGTGCCCAGCGCCGTGCTCGCCCTGGTGCTGCTGTCGTTCTCGTTCGGCTGCGTCACCTTCGCCACGTCGTCGATCGTCGCGCTGCCGGCCGACGTGGCGCCGACGTCGGGCGCGTCGATGGCCGGCTCGATCCAGGGTTTCCAGAACGGCATCGCCAACCTCGCCGGGATCGCCAGCCCCGCCGTCATCGGCGCCCTGTACGGCCTCACCGGCAGCTTCGGCTGGGGCCTGGCCTCGGCCGCCTTCGTCGCCGTCGCCGGCTGCGTCGTCTACCTCATCGTGGTCGGACCGATCCGACCCATGGACCGAAAGGAACCCGCCGCTTCATGAACGAAGATCGACTCAACCTGCCCTTCGTCGGCATCCCGACCTTCCTGAGGTCGCCGATCCGGACCGATCTGAAGAACCTGGACGCCGACATCGCGTTCCTCGGGATCCCCAGTGACGAGGGGTCGCCCTGGTATCCGGGTGCCCGGATGGCGCCGCGGGTGGTCCGGGAGATGTCGGTCCGTTTCGCCGAATACGGCGCGGTCCAACAGGCCGCCGGGATCTACGACATCGACACCGACAAGCATTACCTGCAATACGAACGCCGCAACGAACGGATCGTCGACTGCGGCGATGTCGACATCCTCTACACCAACCCGGCGGGGACGTTCGCCAACATCAGCGACGCCACTTCCGACATCCTGCAGGCCGGTGCCATCCCGGTCGTCTTCGGTGGTGATCATGCCGTCAGCTACGGCGTCGTGCGGGCCTACGAGGAACCCGTGTCGGTGGTGCATTTCGATGCGCATCTGGACTATCGGCCGTTCGTCCACGGTGTGGAATACGCCAACGGTAGTCCGATGCTCAAGATCGGCAAGCTGCCCCATGTCCGACAGATGGTGCAGGTCGGCACCCGCAGCATCCGGACCAGCAAGGCCGCGCTGCAGGAATCGCTCGACCGCGGCAACGACGTGGTCACCGTGAACGGCTTTCGTGATCAAGGAGTCGACGGCATCCTGCGGCATCTGCCGGCCGGTGGAAAGGTCTACGTCAGCATCGATATCGACGTCCTCGACCTGCCCCTGGTGCCGGGCTGTGCGTCGGCCGAACCGGAAGGCTTCCGGTTCGAGGAGATGCGGCAGATGCTGTTCGCCATCGCTCGACATGCCGACGTCGTCGGTCTGGACGTGGTGGAGATCAATCCGATGCTCGACGTGCGTTCCAACAACACGTCGTTGTTGGGGGCGCAACTGGCGGTGGAGACGATCGGTCGGGTCGTCGAGCAGCCTGCTTACCTTGCTCGCAAGGGCAGAACGGCGCAGTAGCCGCGTCCGACGCCGGCCCGTGGGGCAGCGGGCCGAGTTGTCCTTGCTGGTAAGGGAAGTACGAGTCAGTAGCCGAGTCCGGCGCGCGCCGGGTCGAGGTCCGGGCCGGACCAGTGTCGCAGATATTGATCATCAGTGGTCAGCGAACGGATGATTGCTCGATCCAGATACAGGGTGCCCTCGGTGTGGTCGGTCTCGTGTTGCACGATCCGGGCCTGCCAGCCGGTGAAGCGTTCACAGACCGGTGCGAAGTCCTCGTCCCGGCAGACCAACTCGATGGTCACGGCCCGTTCGGTCGCGGCCTGATAGCCGGGAACCGACAGACAACCCTCGTACCAGGTGGCCATGTCGTGACCGACCTGGCGGTAGCGCGGATTGATGATCACCGTGTACGGCAGTGGCCGGCGGTCGCGGACGGAGCCGATCTCGGCCGGGACCTCGGCGGCATCCTCCAGGACGGCCAGCCGCAGTCCGAGACCGATCTGCGGTGCCGCCAACCCGACACCCGGCGCGGCGATCATCACCTCCCGCATCATGGCCAACAGCTCGCCGAGCAGCCCGCGATCCAGGTCCTCCGGGACATCGGCGGCCCGCCGGCGCAGCACCGGATCACCGGCCCGCGTGATCGGCGGGCGCTCCGGCTGCTGCAGCAGTTCCCTGATCCGATCGGTGATCGTTGCGGTGTCCACGGGGCGAGAATAATGGGTCGACGGCCCGCGCGTGTCGTCCGGTGTTCGTTGGGTGCCGTCGGGGCCTCCAGGCGGGGATATTTGCCATTCCAGTGGCGATCTGCCGCAGATCGGGAAGCCGCAGGCGGGGGTTGCGCCGAATTTTCCCGTCCCGTTGGCAGCTCGGCCGAACGGGGGCTACTCTGGCCGCTCGGATCAACGTTGATCGGAGGGGTGAGCGCATATGGCCGTCGTGAACG
Protein-coding sequences here:
- a CDS encoding MFS transporter, which codes for MSRPEISPPVPRRGRVRWILIGLAFAAIAINYIDRANLSVALPYMDKDLGLDPAASGLVLGAFFWTYALCQLPLGWLVDRLGARTMFAAAVAWWSIFTAATVLARGFGSLFGLRLLLGVGEAGAFPAATKMVEEWFPRRERGIASGIYDSGARGGTLLSIPIVTALIAALGWKGSFIVTGSLGLVWVIIWLWAYHSPIKHRWISEAELAYIKAGGARVDPDQQEVDHDRPAVRWRDLFTNRTVWGMAIGFGCQSYVIYFFITWFPSYLVEERHFSLLELGIWGTVPGFVAFLGNFLGGWVSDALVRRGHSVTVARKSCIIAGMLGSAVIGFVGLVPSAVLALVLLSFSFGCVTFATSSIVALPADVAPTSGASMAGSIQGFQNGIANLAGIASPAVIGALYGLTGSFGWGLASAAFVAVAGCVVYLIVVGPIRPMDRKEPAAS
- a CDS encoding arginase family protein, whose product is MNEDRLNLPFVGIPTFLRSPIRTDLKNLDADIAFLGIPSDEGSPWYPGARMAPRVVREMSVRFAEYGAVQQAAGIYDIDTDKHYLQYERRNERIVDCGDVDILYTNPAGTFANISDATSDILQAGAIPVVFGGDHAVSYGVVRAYEEPVSVVHFDAHLDYRPFVHGVEYANGSPMLKIGKLPHVRQMVQVGTRSIRTSKAALQESLDRGNDVVTVNGFRDQGVDGILRHLPAGGKVYVSIDIDVLDLPLVPGCASAEPEGFRFEEMRQMLFAIARHADVVGLDVVEINPMLDVRSNNTSLLGAQLAVETIGRVVEQPAYLARKGRTAQ
- a CDS encoding peptide deformylase — encoded protein: MDTATITDRIRELLQQPERPPITRAGDPVLRRRAADVPEDLDRGLLGELLAMMREVMIAAPGVGLAAPQIGLGLRLAVLEDAAEVPAEIGSVRDRRPLPYTVIINPRYRQVGHDMATWYEGCLSVPGYQAATERAVTIELVCRDEDFAPVCERFTGWQARIVQHETDHTEGTLYLDRAIIRSLTTDDQYLRHWSGPDLDPARAGLGY